The following proteins come from a genomic window of Gossypium raimondii isolate GPD5lz chromosome 5, ASM2569854v1, whole genome shotgun sequence:
- the LOC105769999 gene encoding 14-3-3-like protein, protein MAAAATSSPREENVYMAKLAEQAERYEEMVEFMEKVSASADNEELTVEERNLLSVAYKNVIGARRASWRIISSIEQKEESRGNDDHVATIRDYRAKIESELTSICNGILKLLDTRLVPSASSGDSKVFYLKMKGDYHRYLAEFKTGAERKEAAESTLTAYKSAQDIANAELAPTHPIRLGLALNFSVFYYEILNSPDRACNLAKQAFDEAIAELDTLGEESYKDSTLIMQLLRDNLTLWTSDMQDDGADDIKEAPKRDEEEQQQKPQQ, encoded by the exons ATGGCCGCCGCCGCCACTTCTTCACCCCGCGAGGAAAATGTCTACATGGCGAAACTCGCCGAGCAAGCCGAACGCTACGAGGAAATGGTTGAGTTCATGGAGAAAGTCTCTGCCTCCGCCGACAACGAGGAGCTCACCGTCGAGGAAAGGAACCTCCTCTCCGTCGCTTACAAGAATGTTATCGGTGCTCGCCGTGCTTCCTGGCGCATCATCTCCTCCATTGAGCAGAAAGAGGAGAGCCGTGGTAACGATGACCACGTCGCTACGATCCGTGATTACCGGGCCAAGATCGAGTCCGAGCTTACTTCGATCTGTAACGGGATCTTGAAGCTCCTTGACACTAGGCTTGTCCCCTCGGCTTCCTCTGGAGATTCCAAGGTCTTCTATCTTAAGATGAAGGGAGATTACCACAGGTACTTGGCCGAGTTCAAGACTGGAGCTGAACGGAAGGAAGCTGCTGAGAGTACTCTCACTGCCTACAAATCTGCTCag GACATTGCCAACGCCGAGTTGGCTCCTACTCACCCGATTCGACTTGGACTGGCACTCAATTTCTCTGTTTTCTACTATGAGATTCTCAATTCTCCCGATCGCGCTTGCAATCTCGCCAAACAG GCATTTGATGAAGCGATAGCTGAGTTGGATACTCTAGGCGAGGAATCGTACAAAGACAGCACCCTCATCATGCAACTCCTCCGTGACAATCTCACTCTCTGGACCTCCGATATGCAG gATGACGGGGCTGATGATATTAAAGAAGCACCGAAGCGTGACGAGGAGGAGCAACAACAAAAGCCACAGCAGTAG